The following coding sequences lie in one Tichowtungia aerotolerans genomic window:
- the xseA gene encoding exodeoxyribonuclease VII large subunit produces MDEKRTILSVAELNRKARLTLENAIGEVWVEGEISRLTRHASGHWYFTLKDEAAAVSCAMFKQNNMMVLFEPKDGVKVRVLGQTSLYEARGSYQLIVRSMEDAGKGNLQEQFEKLKAKLAAEGLFDADRKKPLPVLPRKIGVVTSPTGAAVRDIINVLTRRFPNIEILLAPVTVQGEGSAPRIAKAIEYLNTRNDIDVIIAGRGGGSIEDLWAFNEEGVARAIASSDIPVISAVGHEIDFTIADFVADVRAPTPSAAAELAVPVQSELQEQVTRLTARLKGSLKNRALVLREKIPGLRQAMNQCLRSGLQQRQQRIDEAALRMTHELKNSVTIQKQHLPNLQQSMMHSLQNAVVRKKEKLPGLQQTMTHRLQSAVAEKKQNLKRLEAQLRALSPLGVLERGYSLTETADGKVIRNAANVSRGDVLKTRFAKGTVISEVKGKETNNDRES; encoded by the coding sequence ATGGACGAGAAACGCACCATCCTGAGCGTGGCGGAACTCAATCGAAAGGCGCGCCTGACGCTTGAAAACGCCATCGGAGAAGTGTGGGTTGAAGGTGAAATCTCACGCCTGACCCGCCACGCCAGCGGCCACTGGTATTTTACACTCAAGGATGAAGCCGCTGCCGTTTCGTGCGCCATGTTCAAACAGAACAATATGATGGTTCTGTTCGAACCGAAAGACGGCGTCAAAGTGCGCGTGCTCGGCCAGACCAGCCTCTATGAAGCGCGCGGAAGCTATCAGTTGATCGTTCGCTCCATGGAAGACGCCGGCAAGGGCAACCTGCAGGAGCAGTTCGAAAAACTGAAAGCCAAACTGGCCGCCGAGGGTCTGTTCGATGCCGACCGCAAAAAGCCGCTCCCGGTGCTGCCGCGCAAAATCGGCGTGGTCACCTCCCCCACCGGTGCGGCCGTGCGCGACATCATCAACGTGCTCACCCGCCGTTTTCCGAACATTGAAATCCTGCTCGCGCCGGTTACGGTACAAGGAGAAGGCTCCGCACCGCGTATTGCCAAAGCAATTGAGTACCTGAATACACGTAATGATATTGATGTAATCATTGCCGGCCGCGGCGGTGGCAGCATTGAAGACCTGTGGGCGTTCAATGAAGAAGGGGTCGCACGCGCGATTGCATCATCCGACATCCCAGTGATTTCGGCGGTCGGTCACGAAATCGACTTCACCATCGCCGACTTTGTCGCCGACGTCCGCGCCCCGACGCCATCGGCCGCCGCCGAGCTGGCGGTTCCGGTGCAAAGCGAACTTCAGGAGCAGGTGACCCGACTGACGGCACGGCTAAAAGGCTCGTTGAAAAACCGGGCTCTGGTCTTGCGCGAAAAAATTCCCGGACTGCGACAAGCCATGAATCAGTGCCTGCGCTCCGGACTCCAGCAGCGTCAGCAGCGGATTGATGAAGCCGCCCTGCGGATGACCCATGAGCTGAAAAACTCGGTCACCATCCAGAAGCAACACCTGCCAAACTTACAACAATCCATGATGCACTCTCTGCAAAACGCCGTTGTCCGTAAAAAAGAGAAACTTCCGGGACTTCAGCAAACGATGACTCATCGGCTTCAAAGTGCAGTTGCAGAGAAAAAACAGAACCTGAAACGGCTGGAAGCACAGCTGCGCGCACTGAGTCCGCTCGGTGTACTGGAACGCGGATACAGCCTCACTGAAACCGCGGACGGAAAAGTGATCCGTAACGCCGCTAACGTTAGCCGGGGCGACGTATTGAAAACCCGTTTTGCAAAAGGAACTGTCATTTCAGAAGTAAAAGGGAAGGAAACAAACAATGATCGAGAATCATAA
- a CDS encoding aldo/keto reductase, which produces MKRNVLGKTGIEVSPITIGAWQLGGPLFFDGKPDGHPDPGKEDVIRMIHELDDLGVNAIDTAEQYSAGESERRVGEALRDRRDQWVVSTKFGFRVGPNNTREDCSAPETIMPSLEGSLKRLRTDFIDVYLYHCAPEMEWIDDGRAVLEKAREQGKIRSYGISTNNAELIEAMVKHDAVEVVQFASNLLDESSNVWKLCQQNRLGTQVRGVMAQGRLSGKYFQNTPAFRSDDNRSNWCKSEDYSRFAPLADCLPEGMTMAQAAIRWILDHPGAHTICMGAKNIDDYRAAIAAAEYLPLNAELRQKLEQTIEGIR; this is translated from the coding sequence ATGAAACGGAATGTACTTGGGAAAACAGGAATCGAAGTGTCGCCGATTACAATCGGTGCATGGCAGCTGGGCGGACCGCTCTTTTTTGACGGCAAGCCGGACGGGCATCCCGATCCCGGTAAAGAAGATGTGATCCGCATGATTCACGAACTGGACGATCTGGGTGTCAATGCCATCGATACGGCAGAGCAGTACAGCGCAGGCGAATCGGAGCGGCGGGTCGGCGAGGCGCTCCGGGACCGCCGCGATCAATGGGTCGTTTCAACAAAGTTCGGGTTCAGGGTCGGGCCGAATAACACACGAGAAGACTGTTCTGCACCGGAAACCATTATGCCCAGCCTTGAAGGATCGCTGAAACGGCTTCGTACCGATTTTATTGACGTGTATCTCTATCACTGCGCGCCGGAAATGGAATGGATCGATGACGGCCGCGCGGTGCTCGAAAAAGCGCGGGAGCAGGGAAAAATCCGTTCGTACGGAATTTCCACCAACAATGCGGAACTGATCGAGGCGATGGTGAAACATGATGCTGTTGAGGTGGTTCAGTTTGCTTCCAATCTGCTGGATGAAAGTTCCAATGTTTGGAAACTTTGTCAGCAGAACCGCCTCGGCACGCAGGTGCGCGGGGTGATGGCACAGGGCCGCCTCAGCGGAAAATATTTTCAGAACACCCCGGCATTTCGCTCTGACGACAACCGGTCCAACTGGTGCAAAAGCGAAGACTATTCCCGTTTTGCCCCGTTGGCAGACTGCCTGCCGGAAGGTATGACCATGGCACAGGCCGCTATCCGCTGGATTCTGGATCATCCCGGAGCCCATACCATCTGCATGGGTGCGAAAAATATCGACGATTATCGTGCGGCGATTGCTGCCGCAGAATACTTACCGCTTAATGCCGAACTTCGGCAGAAACTCGAACAAACAATTGAAGGAATACGATGA
- a CDS encoding YceH family protein — protein MDALLNPVEARVLGALVEKEITTPSYYPLTLSSLAAACNQKSNRNPVTDLSDKDIARATYSLREKHLAWETAPAGSRVTKFSHNIQQELRLSDEQQAVLCELILRGPQTIGELRTHCERMHPLGDIAQAAEIIQSLVEHPDGALAVKLPREPGRRENRYAHLLCGEPEISEEPPAEIKPAAAVLEVRAENERIAELETQVKDLWSQMSELSRQFAEFKEQFD, from the coding sequence ATGGACGCACTGCTGAATCCTGTTGAAGCCCGGGTGCTCGGAGCTTTGGTTGAAAAAGAAATCACGACGCCGAGCTATTATCCGTTAACACTTTCCTCTCTGGCGGCAGCATGCAACCAAAAGAGCAACCGCAATCCAGTGACGGATCTGTCCGATAAAGATATTGCCCGCGCCACATACAGCCTGCGGGAAAAACATCTTGCATGGGAAACGGCACCAGCCGGCTCTCGCGTCACCAAGTTCAGCCACAACATTCAACAGGAACTTCGGCTGTCTGACGAACAACAGGCCGTTTTATGCGAACTCATCCTGCGCGGACCTCAAACCATTGGAGAACTCCGCACGCACTGCGAACGCATGCATCCGCTGGGAGATATTGCACAGGCCGCTGAAATCATACAGTCTCTGGTTGAACACCCAGACGGTGCTCTCGCGGTCAAACTGCCGCGAGAACCCGGCCGCCGCGAAAACCGCTATGCGCACCTGCTGTGCGGAGAACCCGAAATCTCCGAAGAACCACCGGCTGAAATAAAACCGGCCGCCGCCGTACTGGAGGTTCGCGCCGAAAACGAACGCATCGCCGAACTCGAAACCCAGGTGAAGGACCTCTGGTCCCAAATGAGCGAACTGTCCCGTCAGTTCGCCGAGTTCAAAGAGCAGTTTGATTAA
- a CDS encoding FKBP-type peptidyl-prolyl cis-trans isomerase: MIEDGKKVRIHYTGTLNDGTQFDSSAGRDPLEFETGAGMVIPGFDAAVRDMEVGGKKTVTLPAKEAYGEVREEMIGDIPKDRFPEGMDVQVGMPLQMQGPQGPMPVVVKEVKEDAVTIDANHPLAGKDLTFELELVEIV; the protein is encoded by the coding sequence ATGATCGAAGACGGCAAAAAAGTACGCATCCATTACACCGGCACCCTGAACGACGGAACCCAGTTCGACTCCTCTGCGGGGCGCGATCCGCTCGAATTTGAAACCGGCGCAGGCATGGTCATTCCCGGTTTCGACGCCGCCGTGCGCGATATGGAGGTCGGCGGCAAAAAAACCGTCACCCTGCCCGCCAAAGAAGCCTACGGCGAAGTGCGCGAAGAAATGATCGGCGACATTCCGAAAGACCGCTTTCCGGAAGGCATGGACGTACAGGTCGGCATGCCGCTTCAGATGCAGGGACCGCAGGGACCGATGCCGGTCGTCGTCAAGGAGGTCAAAGAAGACGCCGTCACCATCGACGCCAACCACCCGCTCGCCGGCAAAGACCTCACCTTCGAACTCGAACTCGTCGAGATCGTTTAA
- a CDS encoding tetratricopeptide repeat protein yields the protein MIENHNSMDAIVQELRKIKIFTGMTGVALTIMLIFTMLSTLLSIGALALIMPNVLKTQAAMLGKQSTQSFSDQTSELIEQGKLDEASARISARKETHPNDAYAYYYEAKIHLAQGEPEKALVELDKIRELAPSWNKEYTDPLIELAEKRIAESR from the coding sequence ATGATCGAGAATCATAACTCAATGGATGCTATTGTTCAGGAACTTCGCAAAATCAAAATCTTTACAGGCATGACGGGAGTTGCGCTAACCATCATGTTAATTTTCACCATGCTCTCAACGTTGCTTTCCATCGGCGCGCTTGCTCTGATCATGCCGAACGTTCTAAAGACACAAGCTGCCATGCTGGGAAAACAAAGTACCCAATCCTTTTCTGATCAAACCAGCGAACTGATCGAACAGGGAAAACTGGATGAAGCATCCGCCAGAATTTCAGCGCGAAAAGAGACTCATCCCAACGATGCATATGCATATTATTATGAGGCTAAAATTCACCTGGCACAGGGGGAGCCAGAAAAAGCTCTTGTGGAACTGGATAAAATTCGAGAGCTCGCCCCGTCCTGGAATAAAGAGTATACAGACCCCCTCATAGAATTGGCTGAAAAACGCATTGCCGAATCCAGGTAG
- the xseB gene encoding exodeoxyribonuclease VII small subunit produces the protein MTEKTVDFEKSMERLETIVNEMESGELPLEQMIKHFEEGSKLVTLCSTKLTEVEQKIEKLVKKGDGLGTEPFEPQA, from the coding sequence ATGACTGAAAAAACTGTTGATTTTGAAAAATCCATGGAACGCCTCGAAACCATTGTGAATGAAATGGAAAGCGGCGAGCTCCCGCTCGAGCAGATGATCAAGCACTTCGAGGAAGGGTCGAAACTGGTGACCCTCTGCTCCACTAAGCTGACCGAAGTGGAACAGAAGATCGAAAAGCTGGTTAAAAAAGGCGACGGTCTCGGCACCGAGCCTTTCGAGCCGCAGGCTTAA
- a CDS encoding indolepyruvate ferredoxin oxidoreductase subunit alpha yields MPRIIEKDECINCGACEPVCPVECISEIDEKRFIKADDCIDCGACEPVCPVSCIHEA; encoded by the coding sequence ATGCCACGTATCATAGAAAAAGATGAATGTATCAACTGTGGGGCCTGCGAGCCGGTCTGTCCGGTGGAGTGTATTTCCGAAATCGACGAAAAACGCTTTATCAAAGCCGACGACTGCATCGACTGCGGTGCCTGTGAACCGGTCTGCCCGGTCAGTTGCATTCACGAAGCTTGA
- a CDS encoding UbiA family prenyltransferase, whose translation MSEPSTTVSRPLCVDMDGTLVKTDTFAQALLLLVRTRPASLLAVPGWAKRGLAAFKQKVAHEVQLDPAALPYHSGLLAFLKTEKAAGRPLILVTASDRKPACAVATHLGLFDDVMASDGIVNLKSSRKRAALVERFGEKGFDYAGNATDDLVVWESSSGIIAVNPCPPARRALQGRDIRVFEDRPPRWKTWLKALRVHQWMKNVLIFLPMLLAHELTTPILYVQAVAAFFAFSFLASSIYVVNDLMDLHADQHHPRKCHRPFAAGNLSLLAAAVSVPLLMVASLLMAQTLQPAFSGILLVYLFLTTFYSWRLKQLVLIDVLTLAAFYTIRILAGTAAYRVETSGWLIAFSVAIFFSLALVKRYAELREALQVHPEKIGARGRGYHARHLPWLSRAGIASGVLSGVVLGLYITSDKVTQFYQTPHVLWFLCPLVVYWISRIWLLAIRGALSDDPLDFAARDRQTFLLGALGVAVLIWGSF comes from the coding sequence ATGTCTGAACCATCTACAACTGTGTCGCGGCCGCTTTGTGTCGATATGGATGGCACGCTGGTTAAAACCGATACATTTGCGCAGGCGCTTTTGCTTTTGGTCCGTACACGGCCGGCTTCTTTATTGGCTGTTCCCGGGTGGGCAAAACGCGGATTGGCTGCTTTTAAACAGAAGGTGGCCCATGAAGTTCAGCTGGATCCGGCCGCTCTTCCGTATCACTCTGGCCTCCTTGCATTTTTAAAAACAGAAAAGGCCGCCGGGCGTCCGCTGATCCTTGTTACCGCGTCGGACCGCAAGCCCGCTTGTGCGGTAGCAACGCATCTCGGGCTGTTTGATGATGTGATGGCCAGTGACGGGATCGTCAATTTGAAGTCTTCCCGCAAGCGCGCCGCACTGGTCGAGCGCTTTGGCGAAAAGGGATTCGACTACGCAGGAAACGCCACGGATGATCTGGTCGTTTGGGAATCATCCTCGGGAATTATCGCTGTGAATCCCTGTCCTCCGGCTCGCCGTGCACTGCAGGGCAGAGATATTCGAGTATTTGAAGATCGACCGCCGAGGTGGAAGACCTGGCTGAAGGCCCTTCGTGTGCATCAGTGGATGAAAAATGTGCTGATTTTCCTGCCAATGCTTCTGGCTCATGAATTGACGACCCCGATTCTTTATGTACAGGCCGTTGCCGCCTTTTTTGCATTCAGCTTTCTTGCTTCATCCATTTATGTAGTTAATGACCTGATGGATCTGCATGCTGACCAGCATCATCCGCGCAAGTGTCACCGGCCGTTCGCCGCCGGCAATCTGAGCCTGCTCGCCGCCGCTGTTTCGGTGCCCCTGCTGATGGTTGCATCGCTTCTGATGGCCCAGACGCTTCAGCCTGCCTTCAGCGGAATCCTGCTGGTCTACCTTTTTCTGACGACCTTTTATTCCTGGCGGCTGAAGCAGCTGGTGCTGATCGATGTGCTGACCCTCGCGGCATTTTACACCATCCGGATTCTGGCGGGCACGGCGGCTTACCGTGTTGAAACCTCCGGCTGGCTGATTGCTTTTTCTGTCGCCATTTTCTTCAGCCTGGCTCTCGTCAAGCGCTATGCCGAATTGCGCGAAGCGTTGCAGGTGCACCCCGAAAAAATCGGCGCCCGCGGTCGCGGCTACCATGCCCGCCACCTGCCGTGGCTGTCCCGGGCGGGGATTGCCTCCGGCGTGCTCTCAGGCGTGGTGCTGGGGCTCTACATCACCAGCGACAAAGTCACACAGTTTTATCAGACGCCGCACGTGCTCTGGTTTCTCTGTCCGCTGGTTGTTTATTGGATCAGTCGTATTTGGCTGCTTGCAATCCGCGGCGCTCTCTCCGATGATCCGCTCGATTTTGCCGCACGTGATCGACAGACCTTTCTGCTCGGGGCGCTGGGAGTGGCGGTTTTGATTTGGGGGAGTTTTTAA
- the secA gene encoding preprotein translocase subunit SecA produces MINTVLKKIFGSKADRDMKKMRPLIDQINALEEEYQKLSEEQLIGKTAEFRARLEKGETLDDMMVEAFATVKNACRRLCGTNVHVSGHDLTWDMVPFDVQLIGGITLHQGKIAEMMTGEGKTLVATLPVYLNALSGKGVHVVTTNDFLAGRDSEWMGHVYQYLGLTVGCLKGQMPPPLRREQYNCDITYGTNSEFGFDYLRDNMAMRPEDMVQQRGHNYAIIDEIDSILIDEARTPLIISGPAPYSADEQYRSLNGVVKRLALRQKELCTRLMSEAQELLESNDTDEAMLRLYQVHQGMPKNKQLAKLMEEPARRRLIEKVNNMMITDSYKEQARELREELFFTVDEKGHDANLTDKGCETLNPDDPEHFVMPDLATALSELDGKTGMAPEEKIVQRQKLQDEFAHRSERIHAVNQLIRAHCIYEKDVEYVVQENQVQIVDTFTGRLMPGRRWSDGLHQAIEAKEGVKIERETQTLATITIQNYFRMYDKLSGMTGTAETEASEFDEIYGLDVVVIPTNRPIRRVDINDQIYKTKREKYSALIDEIKKAHVRKQPVLVGTATVDTSEVISRLLDRQGIPHNVLNAKNHAREAEIVAQAGQPGAITIATNMAGRGTDIKLGEGVIWMNKEHIQSKEVGLETKIDGEPLKKLLLEKPCGLYVIASERHEARRIDRQLRGRCARQGDPGISRFYVSLEDDLMRLFGSDRIAGIMEKLGIEEGEVLEHPWLNKSIEKAQQRVEQMNFGIRKNTLRYDDVMNQQREVIYEFRQTVLRSETPRNELYDIITDIISENAEPAVDGSKEAVAEFVAWANTTFPIGLKTPDVPADADLDALIDLVFDRVKAAYELKITHEDPDRIKSIEQMIILQSVDEHWQEYLRNMDSLREGISLRAYGQRDPLVEYKREAFNLFGDLMDRIKEEIAQNIFRTGSSMEALENFWRSLNHMMVNNQAQQQATAMDAAKQASGQQPQGSPPPGMGAPPPRPAAGPMRADGSKVGRNDPCPCGSGKKYKKCCGIHG; encoded by the coding sequence ATGATCAACACCGTTTTAAAGAAGATTTTCGGGTCGAAAGCCGATCGCGACATGAAAAAGATGCGCCCGCTGATCGACCAGATCAACGCGCTTGAAGAGGAATATCAGAAGCTGAGTGAAGAGCAGCTGATCGGCAAAACCGCCGAATTCAGAGCGCGTCTCGAAAAAGGCGAAACGCTTGACGATATGATGGTCGAGGCGTTTGCGACCGTTAAAAATGCCTGCCGCCGCCTGTGCGGAACCAATGTTCACGTTTCCGGCCACGACCTGACGTGGGACATGGTCCCGTTTGATGTGCAGCTGATCGGGGGCATTACGCTCCATCAGGGAAAAATTGCCGAAATGATGACCGGGGAAGGAAAAACTCTCGTTGCCACCCTGCCGGTCTACCTGAATGCTCTGTCCGGCAAAGGCGTGCACGTGGTCACCACCAACGACTTCCTCGCCGGACGCGACAGCGAATGGATGGGCCATGTCTATCAATATCTCGGCCTGACCGTCGGCTGCCTGAAAGGCCAGATGCCGCCACCGCTGCGCCGCGAACAGTACAACTGCGATATCACTTACGGAACAAATTCAGAGTTCGGGTTTGACTACCTGCGCGACAACATGGCCATGCGCCCCGAAGACATGGTACAGCAGCGCGGCCACAACTACGCTATCATCGACGAAATCGACTCGATCCTGATCGACGAAGCGCGCACCCCGCTGATCATCTCCGGGCCGGCGCCCTACTCGGCCGACGAGCAGTACCGCTCGCTCAACGGCGTCGTTAAACGTCTCGCCTTGCGCCAGAAAGAACTCTGCACCCGCCTGATGAGCGAAGCGCAGGAACTGCTGGAGTCAAATGACACCGACGAAGCCATGCTTCGCCTCTATCAGGTTCATCAGGGAATGCCGAAAAACAAGCAGCTCGCCAAACTGATGGAAGAGCCCGCCCGGCGGCGCCTGATTGAAAAAGTGAACAACATGATGATCACGGACAGCTACAAGGAACAGGCCCGCGAGCTGCGCGAGGAACTGTTCTTTACGGTTGATGAAAAAGGCCATGACGCAAACCTGACCGATAAGGGCTGCGAAACCCTCAACCCGGACGACCCTGAGCATTTCGTGATGCCGGACCTCGCCACGGCCCTCTCCGAACTCGACGGAAAAACCGGAATGGCTCCGGAGGAGAAGATTGTCCAGCGCCAGAAACTGCAGGACGAATTTGCACACCGCAGCGAACGCATTCATGCCGTCAACCAGCTGATCCGCGCCCACTGCATCTATGAAAAAGACGTTGAATACGTTGTGCAGGAAAACCAGGTGCAGATCGTTGACACCTTCACCGGCCGCCTGATGCCGGGCCGCCGCTGGTCCGATGGACTGCATCAGGCCATCGAAGCGAAGGAAGGCGTTAAGATCGAACGCGAAACCCAGACGCTGGCCACCATTACCATTCAGAACTATTTCCGCATGTACGACAAACTCTCCGGAATGACCGGAACCGCGGAAACTGAAGCCTCCGAGTTCGATGAAATCTACGGACTCGATGTGGTGGTGATCCCGACCAACCGCCCGATCCGCCGCGTCGACATCAACGACCAGATCTATAAAACCAAGCGCGAAAAATACAGCGCCCTGATCGACGAAATCAAAAAAGCACACGTCCGCAAGCAGCCGGTACTGGTCGGAACCGCGACCGTCGATACGTCAGAAGTCATCAGTCGCCTGCTCGATCGCCAGGGCATTCCGCACAACGTGCTCAACGCTAAAAACCATGCCCGCGAAGCGGAGATTGTCGCGCAGGCCGGCCAGCCCGGCGCCATCACGATCGCCACCAACATGGCCGGTCGCGGAACCGACATCAAACTCGGCGAAGGCGTCATCTGGATGAATAAAGAGCACATCCAAAGCAAAGAGGTCGGCCTCGAAACAAAAATTGATGGAGAGCCGTTGAAAAAACTGCTGCTCGAAAAACCGTGCGGACTCTACGTTATTGCATCCGAACGCCACGAAGCGCGCCGTATCGACCGCCAGCTGCGCGGACGCTGTGCCCGCCAGGGAGACCCGGGGATTTCCCGTTTCTACGTCTCTCTCGAAGACGACCTGATGCGCCTTTTCGGTTCCGACCGAATCGCAGGCATCATGGAAAAACTCGGCATTGAGGAAGGCGAAGTGCTCGAGCATCCGTGGCTGAACAAATCGATTGAAAAAGCGCAGCAGCGCGTCGAGCAGATGAACTTCGGCATCCGCAAAAACACGCTGCGTTACGACGACGTGATGAACCAGCAGCGTGAAGTCATCTATGAATTCCGCCAGACGGTACTCAGAAGTGAAACCCCGCGCAATGAACTGTACGACATCATCACGGACATCATTTCCGAAAATGCCGAACCGGCAGTCGACGGCAGCAAGGAAGCCGTGGCGGAATTTGTCGCCTGGGCAAACACCACCTTCCCGATCGGCCTGAAGACCCCCGATGTGCCGGCGGACGCCGACCTCGACGCCCTGATCGATCTGGTGTTCGACCGCGTCAAAGCGGCCTACGAGCTGAAAATCACGCATGAAGATCCCGATCGCATTAAGAGCATCGAACAGATGATTATTCTGCAGTCAGTCGATGAACACTGGCAGGAATACCTGCGCAACATGGACAGCCTGCGCGAAGGAATCAGCCTGCGCGCCTATGGGCAGCGCGATCCGCTGGTCGAATACAAGCGCGAGGCCTTCAACCTCTTCGGAGATCTGATGGACCGCATCAAAGAGGAAATTGCCCAGAACATCTTCCGGACAGGCTCTTCGATGGAAGCTCTCGAAAATTTCTGGCGATCCCTCAACCACATGATGGTCAATAACCAGGCGCAGCAGCAGGCCACCGCGATGGATGCTGCCAAACAGGCTTCCGGCCAGCAGCCGCAGGGGTCGCCACCGCCCGGCATGGGTGCTCCGCCGCCGCGTCCGGCCGCAGGGCCCATGCGCGCCGACGGCTCCAAGGTCGGCCGCAACGATCCCTGCCCCTGCGGCAGCGGCAAAAAATATAAAAAATGCTGCGGAATCCACGGCTGA
- the pgmB gene encoding beta-phosphoglucomutase — translation MKYEAVLFDLDGVILSTDDFHYKAWKKLADREGIYFDREINERLRGVSRMESLAIILERAEKEYTEDEKIEMATFKNDFYRESLQDLTPDHVFEGVKDFLGFLTGNGIRIAIGSSSKNAKFILKQIGMFDTFEAISDGTNIENSKPDPEVFLKAAEMLSVAPEKCLVVEDAEAGIDAAVAGNMDSLGVYAVCEYDKNTYSARDIQSVDRSIF, via the coding sequence ATGAAATACGAAGCCGTACTTTTTGATTTGGATGGGGTGATTCTCAGCACGGATGATTTTCACTACAAGGCTTGGAAAAAGCTGGCCGATCGTGAAGGGATCTATTTTGACCGCGAAATCAATGAGCGCCTGCGCGGCGTAAGCCGAATGGAAAGCCTGGCGATTATTCTCGAGCGCGCGGAAAAGGAATATACGGAAGATGAAAAGATCGAAATGGCCACCTTTAAAAACGATTTTTACCGCGAGTCACTTCAGGATCTGACGCCGGATCACGTGTTTGAAGGCGTTAAGGACTTTCTCGGTTTTCTCACCGGAAACGGCATCAGGATCGCCATCGGTTCTTCGAGCAAAAACGCCAAATTCATTCTGAAGCAGATCGGTATGTTCGATACCTTCGAAGCCATCTCCGACGGGACCAACATTGAAAACAGCAAACCCGACCCGGAAGTTTTCCTGAAAGCTGCAGAGATGCTCAGCGTGGCTCCTGAAAAATGCCTGGTCGTTGAAGATGCCGAGGCCGGTATTGATGCGGCCGTTGCCGGAAATATGGATTCGCTGGGTGTTTATGCCGTTTGTGAGTATGACAAAAACACATACTCCGCCAGAGATATCCAGTCAGTCGACCGATCGATTTTTTAA
- a CDS encoding TIGR00282 family metallophosphoesterase → MKILFTGDMVGSAGRQVFQRVIEKLRAEGRVDLVIANAENGAGGRGPSPEIAEALLNAGAAALTLGDHTYDDRKLIPMLETESRIVRPANLPPGSAGRGMTTLETDEGPICLISLIGRVFLDPADCPFRIADKLLNLCSAKTIFVDFHAEATSEKIALGRYLDGRVTGVFGTHTHVQTSDETILPGGTAYITDLGMTGPKDSVIGRDVEPVIQKFITGMPQKFDVSKKDPALEGVIVDVDVATGKARSIERIRERA, encoded by the coding sequence ATGAAAATTTTGTTTACAGGCGATATGGTCGGCAGTGCGGGCCGGCAGGTTTTCCAGCGGGTCATCGAAAAGCTGCGTGCTGAGGGCCGCGTTGATTTAGTCATTGCGAACGCCGAAAACGGCGCGGGCGGGCGCGGACCGTCACCGGAGATCGCCGAAGCTCTTTTGAACGCCGGCGCGGCCGCTCTCACACTGGGCGACCACACATACGATGATCGCAAGCTGATTCCTATGCTTGAAACCGAATCCCGGATTGTTCGCCCGGCCAACCTTCCGCCGGGATCTGCCGGCCGCGGCATGACCACGCTCGAAACAGACGAAGGACCGATCTGCCTGATTTCACTGATCGGACGTGTTTTTCTGGATCCGGCCGACTGTCCGTTCCGCATTGCCGACAAACTGCTCAATCTCTGCAGCGCAAAAACCATCTTTGTTGATTTTCACGCTGAAGCGACATCGGAAAAGATTGCACTGGGTCGCTATCTCGACGGGCGGGTTACCGGCGTGTTCGGAACGCACACACATGTCCAGACCTCGGATGAAACGATCCTTCCGGGCGGCACCGCGTATATTACCGACCTGGGGATGACCGGCCCGAAAGATTCCGTGATCGGCCGGGACGTCGAACCGGTTATTCAGAAGTTTATCACCGGCATGCCGCAGAAGTTCGATGTTTCCAAAAAAGATCCCGCGCTCGAAGGCGTTATTGTGGATGTGGATGTTGCCACCGGAAAAGCGCGCAGTATTGAACGAATCCGAGAACGGGCCTAA